The following coding sequences are from one Salinicoccus sp. Bachu38 window:
- the ligA gene encoding NAD-dependent DNA ligase LigA, producing the protein MEEKIKALQDKLNRYNYEYHVLDDPTIPDSEYDRMLHELIALEEQYPEFKTDTSPTVRVGGAVLSRFEKVAHDTPMLSLGNAFNEGDLRAFDKRVREAVEDVEYMCELKIDGLAVSLKYESGRFVQGTTRGDGTVGENITSNLRTIRAIPLTLDRPLSFEVRGEAYMPKSSFEKLNAEKEKNGETPFQNPRNAAAGSLRQLDPKLAAKRNLSVFLYSVNDLTELEADTQSAALDELDAAGFKTNRERKLVSDIDDVLEYIEYWENHRNDLEYDIDGIVIKVNAFSSQEQMGYTAKSPRWAIAYKFPAEEVVTDLVDIELTVGRTGAITPTAILKPVKVAGTTVARASLHNHELIEEKDIRINDKVIIRKAGDIIPEVVRPILEERTDQEIYEAPTKCPGCGHDTVKLEDEVAIRCINPGCPAQLVEGMIHFVSRSAMNIDGLGEKVVRQLFEAGLIKDVGDIYALTYEDLIPLERMGDKKIENLLGAIKDSKDNPLRKLLVGLGIRFLGTKASELIAQEFGSMEEIMKQPKERFIEIPEIGEKIADSIVTYTQHPDFKDLIGKLERYGVNMTEEIQEASGGAFEGMTFVLTGKLSELTRNEAKSMIENAGGKVTGSVSSRTDVVVAGEEAGSKLEKAQSLDVTVWNEKEFIEKMEQ; encoded by the coding sequence ATGGAAGAGAAAATCAAGGCACTGCAGGATAAGCTGAACCGCTATAACTACGAATATCATGTGCTCGATGACCCGACCATCCCCGACAGCGAATATGACAGGATGCTGCATGAACTCATCGCCCTGGAGGAGCAGTATCCGGAATTCAAGACGGATACTTCCCCCACAGTAAGGGTGGGCGGCGCAGTCCTCAGCCGCTTTGAGAAAGTGGCGCATGACACACCGATGCTCAGTCTTGGCAATGCCTTCAACGAAGGGGACCTCAGGGCATTCGACAAGCGGGTCCGGGAAGCCGTGGAAGATGTGGAATACATGTGCGAACTCAAGATAGACGGTCTCGCCGTTTCCTTGAAGTATGAATCGGGACGGTTCGTCCAGGGGACGACCCGTGGCGACGGAACGGTGGGTGAGAACATCACCTCCAATCTCCGGACCATACGTGCGATTCCGCTGACTCTGGACCGCCCCCTCTCCTTTGAAGTCAGGGGCGAGGCGTATATGCCGAAATCCTCATTCGAGAAGCTCAATGCGGAGAAGGAGAAGAATGGGGAGACGCCATTCCAGAATCCAAGGAATGCGGCAGCAGGGTCGCTGCGGCAGCTTGATCCAAAACTTGCCGCCAAGCGGAACCTGTCGGTCTTCCTGTACAGTGTGAATGATCTGACAGAGCTCGAGGCGGATACGCAGAGTGCAGCGCTGGATGAATTGGACGCGGCAGGCTTCAAGACCAACAGGGAGAGGAAGCTCGTCAGTGATATCGATGATGTTCTCGAGTACATAGAATACTGGGAGAACCACCGCAATGATCTTGAGTATGATATCGACGGCATCGTCATCAAGGTCAATGCCTTCAGCAGCCAGGAGCAGATGGGATATACGGCGAAATCACCGAGATGGGCGATCGCCTACAAGTTCCCCGCCGAAGAGGTGGTCACGGACCTGGTAGACATCGAACTGACGGTAGGGCGTACCGGTGCAATTACACCGACTGCCATACTGAAGCCGGTCAAGGTGGCCGGGACGACCGTGGCGAGAGCATCCCTGCACAATCATGAACTGATAGAGGAGAAGGACATCCGCATCAATGACAAGGTGATCATCCGCAAGGCCGGGGACATCATTCCGGAGGTCGTCCGACCGATCCTTGAGGAAAGGACAGACCAGGAGATATATGAAGCACCGACCAAGTGCCCGGGATGCGGTCATGATACGGTCAAGCTGGAGGATGAAGTGGCCATCCGCTGCATCAATCCCGGCTGTCCGGCACAGCTTGTCGAAGGCATGATCCACTTCGTCTCAAGAAGCGCAATGAACATCGACGGACTCGGTGAAAAGGTGGTCCGCCAGCTTTTTGAGGCCGGACTGATCAAGGATGTCGGTGATATCTACGCTTTGACATATGAAGACCTCATTCCGCTCGAGCGGATGGGCGATAAAAAGATTGAAAACCTGCTCGGAGCAATCAAGGACTCCAAGGACAATCCGTTGCGGAAGCTGCTGGTCGGCCTCGGCATCAGATTTCTCGGCACAAAAGCATCGGAACTCATTGCACAGGAATTCGGCTCCATGGAGGAGATCATGAAGCAGCCGAAAGAGCGCTTCATAGAAATCCCTGAAATCGGTGAGAAGATTGCAGACTCCATCGTCACCTATACCCAGCATCCGGATTTCAAAGATCTGATAGGCAAATTGGAGCGCTACGGCGTCAATATGACAGAGGAGATTCAGGAAGCGTCAGGCGGAGCGTTCGAGGGAATGACTTTCGTTCTGACCGGAAAACTTTCAGAGCTGACACGGAACGAAGCAAAGTCGATGATAGAGAATGCCGGCGGAAAAGTGACCGGCAGCGTTTCCAGCAGAACGGATGTCGTTGTTGCAGGGGAAGAAGCCGGGAGCAAGCTTGAGAAGGCACAGTCCCTGGATGTGACAGTCTGGAACGAAAAAGAATTCATAGAGAAGATGGAGCAGTAG
- a CDS encoding CamS family sex pheromone protein, whose translation MMKKHIVSLLFLMLLLAACGSEETVQQNQDQGEPDSEVGTVPVEEQEEMVTSSDEAEHYRTVIPYELSPSRGLTSSNMVSNYNIEAFEKGLFELSKGPFSPDEYVFREGQVFTEEMIRGYLGRSYTMEEIEAMSEEEKAQNNAFSNLGLNPSVEGETDPEVIAQEAPLYLSHILEQNYMVQAEDEEALEFGGMTIGLAMNSEYQYQKEQYGPTFTRELDTEKVRQEGEQMAEEILERIRANEDYKDMKIVFGIFIQSTDTAITPGNFVSTAVVEGGEDQISNFQQVNENYVLLPSSDASAISEEINSEYQNFNRKLESYFDSFTTSIGHGYFVDGALERLTIEIPLEYSSRGEVIGLTQYVRSLVAEHFRNTEVEVSIEDKNQSYALITKDKEENISVHIYE comes from the coding sequence ATGATGAAAAAACATATAGTGTCGCTGCTCTTCCTGATGCTCCTTCTGGCAGCATGCGGCTCTGAGGAGACCGTGCAGCAGAATCAGGATCAGGGGGAGCCTGATAGCGAAGTGGGCACGGTGCCGGTGGAAGAGCAGGAGGAGATGGTGACTTCGAGCGATGAAGCGGAACACTACCGTACAGTCATCCCCTATGAGCTTTCACCGTCCCGCGGACTCACCAGCTCCAACATGGTATCGAACTACAACATTGAAGCGTTTGAAAAGGGCCTTTTCGAGTTGAGCAAAGGGCCATTCAGCCCGGATGAGTACGTATTCCGGGAAGGCCAGGTATTCACCGAGGAGATGATACGGGGGTACCTTGGGCGCAGTTACACGATGGAAGAGATCGAGGCGATGTCCGAGGAGGAAAAGGCCCAGAATAATGCATTCAGCAATCTCGGACTCAATCCTTCGGTGGAGGGCGAAACAGATCCGGAAGTGATCGCCCAGGAAGCACCTCTGTACCTGTCCCATATATTGGAACAGAACTATATGGTGCAGGCCGAAGATGAAGAGGCACTTGAATTTGGAGGAATGACGATCGGGCTGGCGATGAACAGTGAGTACCAGTATCAGAAAGAGCAGTATGGACCAACATTCACAAGAGAACTCGATACGGAGAAAGTCAGGCAGGAAGGGGAACAGATGGCCGAGGAAATTCTTGAGCGGATACGGGCGAACGAAGACTACAAGGACATGAAGATCGTGTTCGGCATCTTCATACAGTCCACCGACACGGCCATCACCCCGGGCAATTTCGTTTCGACGGCAGTCGTGGAAGGGGGAGAGGACCAAATATCGAACTTCCAGCAGGTCAATGAAAATTATGTGCTCCTGCCTTCTTCTGATGCGAGTGCAATCAGTGAAGAGATTAACAGTGAATATCAGAACTTCAACAGGAAATTGGAATCATACTTCGACAGTTTCACGACTTCCATCGGCCATGGATATTTCGTAGATGGAGCACTTGAGCGGCTCACGATAGAGATTCCCTTGGAATACAGCAGCCGTGGCGAGGTCATCGGCCTGACACAGTACGTCAGAAGTCTCGTAGCAGAGCATTTCAGAAACACGGAGGTCGAGGTTTCAATCGAAGATAAGAACCAGTCATATGCGTTGATCACCAAAGACAAGGAAGAGAACATCAGCGTGCACATCTATGAATAG